gtttttaaaattttaaactgtCTTGATTTCTGTATACATAAGTCACACAAacactaatatataaaatataaatatataataattttttttcttaaataaaagTGTCCCAAAATTTAGGGGCACAGCCACCACACtatgtgtgtacatatatactccgtaatatttggGCCCCTGTGCGCAAGCCCTGGCCAGGGCCAGCATTGAATATTGACaacttaaaagtttttaataattataaaattcaccccatttctttttataaaatcTTCAACCTTTGATAAACCCTGATGGGCAGCTGAGGTTAGTCCTCACTTTTTACGGAAAGACCATGTTCTCAtttaatctctctctctctctctctctctctcacacacacacacacacacacacacacacacacatatgagacgaatcaggtgagaaccacaTGCCCAGGAAAAGGAATGAGAACCTATCACATTCGTCCATCCGTCAAGATCTAACGGATCagaaacactaattttttttttaatatagtgatattttcgtaaataattgaactttgaagtgcaagtaaattgtgttaaaaatgCAAGTAACAATTCCATATAGTACACCtaagtgtaagtaaaatgtgttaaaagtgcaagtaacagcTCCATATAGTACACAtaagtgtaagtaaaatgtattaaaagtgcaacaaataatgtacatcaaTCATcaacattaagtgcacctaatcttatcattagttgcaccaaatgttatcattaagtgcaccagTGTGAAAGACGTTATGATTAAGTGTACCAATGTGAAAAAGTTAAATTACTCACACTATTAAGTAAaaatggttgcacttttaagtgattttacttgcatacTTGTACTTTTAGCACATGTTCCTTACATCagagttcgagttatttacaaaaatgtcactgcgtctttttatttatttatttacatttgatTCGTTAGATCTGAATAGGTGGACGACTGCAATTGGTTCTCATTCTTCTCATGGGCATCTGTTCTCATCTGAACGCGCCCCTATGTATATAAAGTGCGCTCAGGTAAGAACGGATACCTAGGAAATAATAACTAAGTTTAcaaatatgtttttaaaaataaaataaaataaaataaaattctaagtACAAACGAAAATTGATGTCCAATTAGTGGAAGAGAATTAGAcattaaatgaacaaatttgtaaaaataaaaaagactaaattaatttataattaaaagcaATTgatatttagtaaaaaaaaaaatgtgtggaTGAGATAATAAGTGAATAATTAAAAGGAGGGCGGAGTTTTATTGCATGGCCATCCGAAAAAAAAGGTCCCGCAATTCCATGGCGTCCCCAACCTTGTATTTCATCTTTAAAGGCAGGCTTTGAGTGCCATTGCTGCACCTCCTCGTCGGGCCGGTGCCGTTCCTATAAGCCTATACTATCTCAATACAACTCATTCTAACAACAACACCTATCGGAAcctcaatactatatatatttatatatattttctcattcACCACCTCTGATCTTTCGGCCGCGGCGGCGCTCTTCTGTGTCCGCCACGGTCGTATTCATTACAACACATCCATCCCTCCATCCCTCTCTTCTCTTCTCACATTTTCTTATATTTCGCATTCCCATTTCCATTTCTTAATTACCGTCGGGATTAACGATGGGAGAGGTAGTGGGCGAGATGAAAGACAAATACCctccctcctcctcctcctcctcatggGAGTCAGAGAACGAGGAGATCCAGCGTCTGGAGCACGCGCCGCCGTTCTGGCGGAACCGCAGGAAGCTGTCCAAGCAGCTGTCCATGTGCGAGACTCCCCGCGACGTCGCGTGGGAGAGGCGCCGCCGCCAGATCCTCCACCAGGAGAGGAGGAAGAGCGACGCCGAGTGTTTGACGGACGATGACCTGAATGAGCTCAAAGGGTGCATTGAGTTAGGATTTGGATTCAAAGAGGAAGAAGGGCAGCGCCTATGCAACACCTTGCCGGCGCTCGACCTCTACTTCGCCGTCAACCGCCAGTATTCTTTCAGCCCGGTGTCCACGCCGGGGAGCAAGGGCGGCGGCACGTTGCCGTTGCCCTCGCCTTCGGCATCGTCCGCGGGAGGGAGGTCCTCGTCTTTGAGTAGCCCCGGCAGTGATTCAGATTCATGGAAGATCTGCAGCCCAGGTAGCACTATTGCAAAAATCGGTCTAGCCACTCACCTAAGTGCTAGGCCCCTAGACCGTGACAATTTTCCTCCTAAGCCCGCACCTAGCACTTAATTTGACCGACTCGGTCGTCTTGTTAACTCGCCATTTCGATCGAGTTAATCCAGTCGGCCGACCTTACTAATTGTTTTCATTATATACACACCTACCCAAGTGcactgtttgtttgtttttttttttagttagcgGCATATACGGGCTTCGTCTAGGCTGTCTAGGCAGGTAGTAGATACataggcaaattatattatggaccatgaTTTACCTTACATTGTGAATTATGATCCAATAATCATAGATTGTGTCTAAAATTAACCTGGTCATGCTGGTACATAATATATCAACAACATacacataatttaatttttggatcaggggatccacggtataacaactggaTAATTCATTGCAACATTCACATcttttacatattaaattttgattagTTTCGGATGGATAAAACATTATTCTTGTGTCGCTCTTACGCGATAACCTTTATAACAAGATTTTATTTGATGAATAGGTGAAAATCCGGAACATGTTAAGACCAAGTTGAGGCATTGGGCACAAGCGGTTGCATGTTCTGTGATGCAGTCCTACTGATGAAAGACTGGGATAATGCCATTGTATAGAGAGCAACACAACGACAGGGATAGAGATTTTCACAGAGGTTAATGATAtttttcatcttcttttgctaaaaaaaaaaacgttaaaCCTaggatgaattcaatttttaaaagaaatgttaaattgttacaatttttgcTGGAAAAAAGGTACAGCAGCTGATCATATATTTTGGGAAAGAAGGAGAAGATGATGACGAAGACTACTATAAACTGCATTTTGGAAAATTTTTCATCATATTAAAGAGTGTTTTACCTCTTAATTTTGATcgagatatatatacattacaGTGGTTTATGGTTAGTCGGGATTCAATTTCAGATGAAACTACAATGAGATGCCGCATTGTAATGTGAATGCACCATCCTGAGAGTAGCCCCCATTGGTAGTTGAGTTGAGAAATTTGATTGTATAGCGAATGGTACCAGCAGTAGTTTGTCcattaagattatatatattcgCTTATGTATTGActatattacttttattttttcatgcatCCTAATTATTAGATGTGACAGCATCAACTTTGTAATTTAGTTTTTGGGGAAGTGAATTGCAGAttgtatatatgaaatatattgcACAAATGATATCTACTTCTTTCAACGTAACTATGTTTTGGTCATCATCTTCCTTGGCAATAGCATAAAAAGTTCTATAATAACGTACCCGGCCCATAGCTATGCCCATTGCCATATCTGTTGGGGGTTAGTATATGGCTTTGGGAATGTGGTTTATATATGGCTTTGACTTGTttttggtgatgatgatgagcatgcatttcattattttgtggattttttttagggaattataatttgaaataaaatattttaaaaaataataatatcattgtATAATAAGAAAAGTGCTCATAACGATAGAGATAGAGCATATATGTTACATAATGCAAACTCTATCGTTTTAAACTCAATTATTAcactttaaaaatcaatttctctTCATGATTATAAATATGGTATAATTGTGTTCAATGGACAATCATTGCATAGAATAGGTAGACGTTATCTGTTCAGACTCTCCCAGAAAAACACGTTTTTGCAACATGCATACGATCAACTGTctcaaactgatgcaccttaagagtTAAGATATAAAAAGTTATAAAGTCATGGCGTCGATATAAAATAACACACTTTAAGTTTAAATTGATGCGCCGTACCCTAAAGctttaaatatttaagaaggaaaatgatACATCTTAAGCTATGGGAAgacacacctaaagctttaagaCTGATGCACCGCCTTAAATTAGAAAAGTGACgtaccttaagctttaaatatatgcaccttaagaaagcAACGTACCTTAAactatggaattttttttttaaatgcgcTTACTGGCCACATggatgcataattatattttaaaacttattaAAAAGTTAGAACGTAATACTCCACACAATAATATtgaataacataaaaaaaaaaatcaaatttgtaaacTAGGATGATGAAACATAAGACGAGCCAGATAACTTATGTCTTACTAATGGAGTATTGATAAAGATTCTTACAGAGAAAGAAGATTGACAGATTAGGTTCTTATAACAGAGAAATTTTGGattttgatgaatatatattcttacaaGATGTTGCAATTGTCTCTAATAGTGACTAAGGTTGTAATTAAATTTAGGAGTTTAGGGGTTTTAATAGATTTAGGACTTTAGATATGATAAGTGTTTcaaactgacgcaccttaaccAAGCTTTAAAAATACGCATCTTAAGAAGTTAAACTGATGTACattaaactagaaagtgacagaccttaagctttaaacatacgcaccttaagctataaacttacgcaccttaaactataaACTTACGCATCTTAAGATTtgaacttacgcaccttaagttttaaacttaCGCACATTAAGCTAttaacttacgcaccttaagttttaaacacACGCACTTGGTTAGCAAAAACGCGTTTCTGACTTTTCCAGAAGATCTgaaaaaaaagatagaaaaaCCCGAGTGCAGTTATTGTACGAGGTCTAGTCAAAGCAATATGGAAATGTTTATAATATATTGATCTGAATAGTAAGATCTGCCCCATAATCAATCCAGTTTTTGCTACTATCTCTTcttggtttcttcttcttcctcaaaaACCAGAGTTTGGAGAAGTACTAAATGAGATGTCTTGATAAAGAAAGCGCTCAAAAACCATAATAAAGCCTAACCCTTAAGAGTtaaattgatgcaccttaaactagaaagtgacgcaccttaagctttaaacatacgcaccttaagctataaattTACTCATCTTAAGCtataaaattacgcaccttaagttttagacTTACGCACCGTAAGCTGTGACCTTACACACCTAATGTTATAAACATACGCACCTTGAGctataaacttatgcaccttaagctttgaaCTTACGTTAAGCTTTAAACTTACATACCTTAAACTGTGACCTTACGCAAAAacatacacaccttaagctatgACCATAATGCCaccgtaattttttttaattgttcttcATTCTAGGCTGCTAATTTTAGCTAGATCAAAGACTGTAATTAGTCCACACGTTTCACTCGAGAGAAGCTTTGCACTTGATCCattatctctatatatataatcaaatatatataaataattaatttcaaaaaaataaagtttttaaaaatacctTTTGTTTGAACTTGAAGAAAAATTCAATCTAAATAAGATGTAAATTGCGGAAGAGATGggaagatagagagagaaagatagcATAAAAAAATGTAGgttaaatagaaaataaaatatataagttattCATAAACTCAAGaataacttaatattatgaggacaataataattattcattctttttgagaataaataattattctcgttttaaaaaatacaagttCTTACCCAATAAAAgaatatacttattattatttatttaaaaaaagaaaaagaatgctATTTCATTCTAAACCATTTTGTGAACCAACCTTcagtatattttaaaaaaaagtgtaaatcCAACTGATTTCAAATTCcattaaaaacataaataaataaaaaaacaaaaaaaaacaaaaaatgaaaaaacaaaaggaGAAAACCCCAAGCCGTCAGCCCCAAAACCCTCGTCTTCCATGTGTTGAAGCCTCTCGAAGACTAGAACATTAGAACACTAGAACACATAAGCTTCTGCTTCGCAACTCAGGATAGGACTGCCCACACTTTTTCCCTTAGATCATATTCTCTACCGTAATGGCTCCTGATGCTTCCGATGCTCTTGCAGGTCtgctatttaaattatttttttttgggtatatatgtttatgtacgtagCTGGGTATGTAtatttgtgtatgtatgtatgtataaaaagcaatttaaagttccaattttTAACAGTGAGGGAAAAGGTTGAGAAGTTCTTGAATGCTGCACGGACAGGGGACCTAGATCTTTTCAAGAGTAAGTTCGAAATTTGATTTTCGTACACTGTTTTAGCTGATAAAGCTTCAatcttaatgttttttttttttttttgggaaaattgaatataatgatGAATATTTGAGACTTAATTATTTAAACAGAGTTGGCTAAACAGCTTGATGATGGGAAGGGGTTGGTACAGACAGTGGCGGACGTTAAGGATGCGAACAAGCGAGGGGCTCTGCATTTTGCGGCTAGGGAGGGCCAGACTGATATGTGCAAGTACTTGGTTGAGGAATTGAAGGTTGACGTCAATACCAAGGATGAAGATGGTACTTCGGAGCTTTTGTTTCTAGCTTTTCCTCTATTTACAATGCAGACTTGTGATTTTTCCTGTGCCATATGATTTGAGTTTCAATAAGTGTGtgctattttatatttttagtaatGTCATTAGAAAATGATGTGTAGTACTCTTTTCAATGCTAGACTTAGTAAGATGGACCTTTGATACaagtttatttgtatttttagtatactgcacatttatttttagtgtactatAAGGTTTATTTTGATTTGCAATACTCTAAAAATGATCCTATATCAGAATAGTACACTAAAAATTAACGTTTATaaggtccatgatataatttgcctattCTGTGTGCCCTTTTTCCATTCATTATGCTTTTCACAAAAGAAATTTATGATAAATAGATTCATTCTCTTatttattttcagttttttaCTGTATTCGATCTCTATTCTTCTGTGTTAAATGATATGGAGCATATCATATAACACAGTGATGAATTTTAAAGAATATCTATGTATTGGCTAGATGCTCTTATATGGGAGGATTGCCAATTGATTATTCATTCCACTTTCTTGGGCTGTTTACGGCTTTTGTTTTGGTAGCTGAATAGGGAAAATTATTTGGTGGATTCCAGAATATTTGTCTTTCAATTATTGTTTTTACATGTTTGCTTTGAAATTGATGAAATTCAATTTAACTTTCCCACTTCTGTGATCAAATAAGTTGTTATGTGCCTCTGAATCTGCTATTTACATGGATAGCTGTAGGGAATAGTGTCTTATAGTCTTATAGAATTGACTCTCCAGTACATTTGCTAGATACCTGACGGCTCTGATTTGTTATTCACCAAAGTTTGTGTTTGTTCTGACTTGTTATTGCTTTCTAGGGGAAACTCCTCTTCTTCATGCTACTCGGCAAGGTCATACTGCTACTGCCAATTACCTTTTACAGCAGGAAGCTGATCCTTCAATTGCCAGTGAGATGGGGACAACAGCTTTGCATCACGCTGCGGGATTAGGTTGGTTTCCATCTATTTTTTCAtcccaaaagtgaaatttactccGTTAAATTGTTTTTGGGACTAAGAATGAATCATGCATCTAATATTTCATTCTTTGAGAGGTGCCTTCTGCTGAGAGTTCATATATTATTCAGCTGTGATGTGCCCATGCTACTTCAAAGGCATGTATTTATTTTGTCACAAATAAACCTGAGATGATGAGAAATAATTCATTGTCTTATTCTCAGGTTTGCATGTATGTGTTTGGACTAACATGAAGataatattcttttttctaAAACCTTTGGGAATTTCAGTTTCTTAGAAAAGATTGAGCTCGAAGTACATAGCTTACTCATGGACAACTTTCACCCAGACAACTAAATACAAGATATGTTAAGTCAATCTATGATGTGGaat
This region of Ipomoea triloba cultivar NCNSP0323 chromosome 15, ASM357664v1 genomic DNA includes:
- the LOC116007621 gene encoding uncharacterized protein LOC116007621, with product MGEVVGEMKDKYPPSSSSSSWESENEEIQRLEHAPPFWRNRRKLSKQLSMCETPRDVAWERRRRQILHQERRKSDAECLTDDDLNELKGCIELGFGFKEEEGQRLCNTLPALDLYFAVNRQYSFSPVSTPGSKGGGTLPLPSPSASSAGGRSSSLSSPGSDSDSWKICSPGENPEHVKTKLRHWAQAVACSVMQSY